The Actinotalea sp. JY-7876 sequence GGCCGATCGCCACGACGGGGGCGACCTGCGCCAGCGTGCGCGCGTCGGTCTGGGCGATGGAGCCGCTGCCCCATGCGAAGAGGCCCTGCGTCTCCTGCTCGAAGAGCATGAGCAGCAGCACGGTCAGCGACCCGAGGGCGAGCGTGGTGGCCGACCCCGCGAGCACGAGGCGCGTCGGCCCCGTCGCCCCACCCCGCGACAGGGCGAGCACGAACGCGGCCGCCGCGAGGCCGCCGACGAACGCGAGCAGCCCGTTGACCGCGAGCGGGAGCGCGACGCCGACCACGGCGGCCAGGACGACCGCGAGGTACCCCCCGGCGTTGACGGCGAGGGTGTCCGGCGACGCGAGCGGGTTGCGCGCGACCGACTGGAGCACCCCGCCGGACACCGCGAGCGCGACGCCGACGAGCAGGGCGGCGAGCACGCGCGGCAGGCGCGAGGCGACCAGCACCGCGAGGGCCTGGTCGTCGGCCGCGCCGCCCGTGAGCAGGCGCAGCAGGTCGCCCGCACCCACGTCAGACGTGCCGAGCGTGACGTCGACGAGCGCGAGCGCGACGACCAGGGCGAGCGCGAGAAGGAGAACGGCGCCGACCTGCAGCCGGCGCACCGGGGTGACCGGGGCGGACGCCTCGGCCTCCCCCGGCGCCCCGACCGTCAGGACGGGCACGCTCACTCGGTCAGCGCGTCGACGACCGCGTCGACGAAGGCCTCGCCGGAGGCCGGCCCGCCGAACATCCAGATGCCGTCCGGGATGCGGTGGACGTCACCGGCCGTGACGAACGGCAGCTGCTGCCAGATCGGGTTGCCGGCGAGGCCCTCGGCGAACGGGTCGGCCTGCGAGTCGCTCGCGGCGTAGAGGAAGTGCACGTCGCCGAGGCCCGTCAGGCCCTCGACGTCGGTCGAGGCCAGGCCGTAGTCGGCGTCACCCTCGCCGGTCCAGGCGTTCTCGAGGCCGAGCTCGGCCGCGATGGCACCCAGGTAGGCACCCTCGGTGTACATCCGGATCGAGACCACGCCGTTGTTGTCCCAGCCGTCGGCCATCGTGATCGGCGCGCCCTCGAGGCCCGCCTCGGCGAGCGCCGCGGCGCCCTCCTCGACGGCCGTGTCGAACTCCGCGAGCAGCTCCTGCGCCTCGTCCGAGGTGCCGGTGGCCTCACCGAGGACCGTGACGGTCTCCCGCAGGTGGCCGAGCGGGTCGGACGCGTCCGAGCCGCGCAGCGCGATCACGGGGAAGGACTCCTCGATCTGCGCGACGACGTTCTCGGGCAGGTCCGTGGTGGTCACGACGAGGTCCGGCTCGAGGGCCGCGATCGCGTCCAGGCTCGGCTCGCCGCGGAAGCCGACGTCGGGCGTGGCCTCGTCGAGCGGCACGACCGTGGCCCACGTGTTGTAGCCGGCCGGGTCCGCCGCGCCGATCGGCTCGACGCCGAGGCTGAGCAGGTTCTCGGTCAGACCCCACTCGAGCGAGACCACGCGCTGCGCGGGGGCGTCCAGGGTGACCTCGCCCCGCTCGTCCGTGACCGTGATCGGCTCGGCCGCGGCGACCGCACCGGTGTCCTGGTCGGTCTCGGTCGCGGGGGCCTCGGTCGTGCCGCACGCGGCGAGCGAGACGACGGCCAGGGCCGTGAGGGCAGGCAGGGACAGGCGGAGGCGGCGCATGGGTTCCTCGTGATTCGTGGTGTGGGGTGCGGTCAGGACACGGCCAGGTCGCGGGGCGACCGGCTCAGCAGGGTTCGGAGGACGGCACGCGGCGCGCGGCGTGACGCCCGACGGGATGCGCGCGGACCCGGCCGGTCGCCGGGTCGACCGTGACGTCGATGCGGATGCCGTAGGTCTCGGTCAGGGCCGGGCCGGTCAGCACCTCGGCCGCCCGGCCCGTGCCCACGACGCGGCCGCGGTCGAGCAGCGCGACGGTGTCGGCGACGTCCGCGGCCTGGTCGAGGTCGTGCAGCACGACGCCGACGGCGACGCCGTGGTCGTCCGCGAGGTCGCGGACCAGGTCGAGGATCTCGACCTGGTAGCGCAGGTCGAGGTGGTTGGTGGGCTCGTCGAGCAGCAGCACGCCCGTGTCCTGCGCGAGGCACGAGGCGAGCCAGACGCGCTGCAGCTCCCCGCCCGAGAGCTCGTCGACCGCGCGCTGCGCCATCCCGGCGACGCCGGTCACCGCCATCGCCCACGCGATGGTCCGCGCGCCGTCGGCGTCGCCGGCCCGCCAGCGACCGCGGTGCGGGTGCCGCCCGTACTCGACGACGTCGGCCACCGTCACGCCGCCGGGCGTCGGCCGGCTCTGCGAGAGCAGGGTGACCAGGCGCGCGAACTCGCGCGGGTGCAGCGCGAACGCGTCCGCGTCGGCCGCCGCGAGCCGCACCGCGCCCGACGTCGGCCGGTGCAGGCGCGCGAGCGATCGCAGCAGCGTGGACTTCCCGGACCCGTTGGGTCCGACGAGCGCCGTGACCTGCCCGGCGCGCAGGACGAGGTCCGCGCCGCGCACGACCGGAGCGCCGTCGTAGGCGAGGTGCAGGTCGGAGCCCTCGAGCGCCACCCGGCCGGGCGCGACGTCGGCCCGGTGGGCGGCGTCGGGCCGGAGGACGGCGGGCGGGGCGGCGGTCATAAGCGAAGGTTAGCCATACCTAAGTCCAGCCGTAAAGCCGCTACCCGACGGCGAAGAAGAGCAAGGCGATGAGGAAGCCCATCGTGCCGATGATCGTCTCCATGACGGTCCACGTCTTGAGCGTCGTCTTCACGTCCATGCCGAAGAAGCGCCCCACCAGCCAGAACCCGGAGTCGTTGACGTGGGAGGCCATGACGGAGCCGGCCGCCACCGCGAGGACGATCGCCGCCAGCTGCACGGGCCCGTAGTCGCCGCTCGCCACGGCGGGCTCGATGAGGCCCGCCGCCGTGATGAGCGCGACCGTCGCCGAGCCCTGGGCGATGCGCAGGACCGTCGCGATGAGGAACCCGGCCACGATGATCGGCAGACCGAGGTCGCCGAGGGCCTCCTCGAGCGCGGCGCCGATGCCGGACGCGCGCAGGACGCCGCCGAACATGCCGCCCGCGCCGGTGATGAGGATGACCGAGCAGACGGGGCCGAGCGCGGACTCGAGCAGGCGCTCGATCGCCGTCTTGTCGCGTCCGCGCCGGGCGCCCATGACCCAGGCGGCCACCAGCACGGCGATGAGGAGCGCGACCGGCGTCGAGCCGATCGCGCGTGCGAGCTGGACCCACGTCGCGTCGCCGTCGATGACCCCGGCGCCGCGCAGCGTGTCGAGGCCGGTGTTGAGGAAGATCAGGAACAGCGGCAGGAGCAGCACGCCGACGACCGTGCCCAGCGACGGCGGGTTGGCGGGCTCGTCCTCGGACGTCCCGAGGATCTCGGGGACCGGCAGGACCCATCTGCGTCCGGCCCACAGGCCGTAGAGGTAGGAGCTGACGAACCACGTCGGGATCGCCACCACCAGGCCGATGAGGATGACCAGCCCCGGGTCGGCGCCGAGCAGCTCGGACGCCGCCACGGGTCCGGGGTGGGGTGGCACGAAGACGTGCATGACCGAGAAGGCCCCCGCGGCCGGGAGGCCGAAGGAGAGCACCGACCCGCCCAGGCGCCGGGCGACCGCGAAGACGATCGGCAGCATGACGACGAGGCCGGCGTCGAAGAAGATCGGGAAGCCGAAGATCAGGGACGCGACGCCGAGCGCGAGCGGCGCGCGCTTCTCGCCGAAGCGCCGCACGAGGGTGTCCGCCATGACCTTGGCGCCGCCCGACGTCTCGACCATCCGGCCGAGCATCGCGCCGAGCCCGACGAGGAGGGCCACGGACCCCAGCGTCGTCCCGAAGCCCGAGGTGAGCACGTCCACCACGGCCCCGGCCGGCACGCCGGTCGCGAACGCGGTGAGCAGGGAGACGAGGATCAGGGCGAGGAAGGCGTGCAGGCGCAGCCTGATGATGAGGAAGAGCAGCAGCGCGATCGCGCCCGCCGCGATGCCGAGCAGGGGCGCTGCCCCGAGCGTCTGTTCCCAGTCCTCCGGTGGCACGGCTTCCCCCTGGTGCTCGACGGCCCGCGGCGCTCCCGCGGGATGGTGTCAGTCGGTGGGCCCGCTCGCCCGCGGCGCCGCGGCCACGAGCCCGAACGCGTCGATGGTCCGGTCGGCGACCGCGTCCGGGGGGACGTCGACCACGATCGTGATCCCGTCCTCGTCCTCGCGCAGCGGCTGGAGCGTCTGCAGCTGCGAGGGCAGGAGGGTGGGCGGCATGAAGTGGCCCGAGCGGCCGCCCATGCGCTCGGCGAGCACCTCGGGGGCGGCGGTCAGGTGCACGAAGTGGACGCGACCCTGCGCCCCGCGCAGCACGTCGCGGTAGCTCTCCTTGAGGGCGGAGCACGTGACGAGCGAGCTGAGCCCGGCCGCGGTCTGCGCCGTGAGCCAGTCCCGGATCGCCTCGAGCCAGGGCCACCGGTCCTCGTCGTCGAGCGGCGTCCCGGCCGACATCTTGTCGATGTTGGCCTGGGGGTGGAACTCGTCCGCCTCGGCGTAGGGCCAGCCGAGCCGCTCCTGGAGGAGCGTGGCCAGCGTCGTCTTGCCCGAGCCCGAGACGCCCATGATGACCAGGTGCTGGACGGGCGCGCCGTCGGCCGTCAGGGGAACCGCAGCGTCGTCCGTCACGCCGCCCACTCTGGCGGAGGCCGCCCGCGTTCGTCCACCGCGCCTCAGGCGTCGGCCGCCCCGGCGGGCGGCGGGCCCGGCTGGAACCGGTAGCCCATGCCGGACTCCGTGAGCAGGTAGCGCGGGGCGGACGGGTCGGGCTCGAGCTTCTTGCGCAGCTGCGACAGGTACAGCCGCAGGTAGCCCGAGCTCGTCGCGTGCGCGCCCCAGATCTCGGACAGGATCGTGCGGCGCGTGACCAGCCGGCCGGGGTTGCGGACCAGGATCTCGAGGACCTGCCACTCGGTCGGCGTCAGGTGCACCGGCTCACGCGCGTCGGCCCCGCGCAGGACGATCTTCAGCCCGAGGTCGACCGTGACGTCGCCGAAGGTGACGACGGGCTCGCCGTCGGCCCGCGGCGCCGAGCGGCGCGTCAGCGCGCGGATGCGCGCGAGCAGCTCGTCGAGGTGGAACGGCTTGGAGACGTGGTCGTCGGCACCCGCGTCCAGCGCTTCCACCTTGTCGCCCGAGCCCGTGCGGCCGGACACCACGAGGATCGGCGCCGCGGTCCAGCCCCGCAGCGCCTGGATCAGCTCGATGCCGTCGAGGTTCGGCATGCCGAGGTCGACGAGGTAGAGGTCCGGCCGGTGCTCGGCGGCCTGCGCGAGGGCGTCGACACCGTCGGTCGCGGTCAGGACGGTGTAGCCGCGCGCCCGCAGCGTGATGCGCAGCGCCCGCAGGATCTGCGGGTCGTCGTCGGCGACGAGGATCTTCACGGCCGCACCCCCGCCCCCGCCGCGACGGGAAGCGCGACGACCATGGTCAGGCCCCCACCGGGCGTGTCCTCGGAGGTGAGCGTGCCACCCATGCCCTCGGTGAAGCCGCGGGACAGCGCGAGCCCGAGCCCGAGCCCCGTGAGGTTGTCCGTGTCCCCGAGCCGCTGGAAGGGCACGAAGAGCTGGTCCCGGCGGTCGGGGGCGACCCCGGGACCGTGGTCGACCACCCGGATCTCGAGGTGCTCCCCGAACGCGCTCGTCGAGACGTGCGGCGGGCGCCCCGGCGGGCTGACGTGGAGCGCGTTCGCCAGGACGTTGACGATGACCCGCCGCAGCAGCGCGGGGTCCGCCGCGACGGCCGGCACGTCCGGGTCGAGGTCGAGCACGACGTCGTCCGGCCCCGCGCCGAGCTCGTCCAGCGCCGGCAGGATGACGTCCTCGACGTCGGTGGCTGCGAGCGAGACGCCGAGCACGCCGGCCTGCAGGCGGCTGACGTCCAGCAGGTCCGTGACCAGCGTCGTCAGGGTCCGCAGGCTCTCGTCCGCCGTCGCGAGCAGCTCCGCGCGGTCCGCCGCGGACAGGTCGACGTCGGCCGCCCGCAGGCCACCGATGGCGGTCACCGCGGCGGCCAGCGGGCGACGCAGGTCGTGGCTCACGGCGGAGAGCAGGGCGCTGCGGACCTGGTCGGCCTCGACCAGCGGGCCGACGGCGCTCGCGGTCGCGCGCAGGCGCTCCTGCTCGAGGGCCCCGGCGAGCTGGGTGACGACGACCGGCAGGAGGCGCGCGGCCGAGGCGTCGAGCGGCGGTCCGTGGAGGTCGAGCACCGCGACGTCGTCCACGCGAACCGTCGCCGACGGGGCACCCTGTGGGGCCGCGCCGTCCTGCGCCCGCACGTCGTCGCCCTCGCGCAGGCGCACCGCGTCGAGACCGAACGCCTCGCGCGCGCGCGCCACCAGCGCCCCGAGCACGTCCTGCCCGCGCAGCACGCCGCCCGCGACCGCCAGCATCAGCTCCGACTCGGCCGCGGCCCGGCGCGCCACCCGGCTGCGGCGCGCGGCCTGGTCCACCACGAGGCTGACGAGCATCCCGTTGACGATGTAGAGCACCAGCCCGACGGCGTGCAGCGGCTCGCCGATGCTCACCGTCCGCACCGGCTCGATGAAGAAGTAGTCGAGCGTCAGGCCGGACATCACGGCGGTGAAGAGCGCCGGCCAGAGCCCTCCGACGAGCGCGACGACGACCACCAGGAGCTGGTAGGCCAGCACGTCCGCGACCAGCGAGTCCGGCGTGCGCAGCCCCACGAGCGCCGCGGTGAGCAGCGGCCCGCCGAGCAGGGAGACGACCAGGCCGAGCACCCTCCGGCGCGCCGTGAGGGCGCCGCGGAGGCGCGGCAGTGCCGCGTGCCCGCCGGCGGCGGCGTGGTTGACGATGTGCACGTCGATCGAGCCGGACTCGCGGATGACTGTCGCGCCGACGCCGGGGCCGCTCAGCGCGGCGGCCAGCCGGCCGCGCCGGCTCAGCCCGATGACGAGCTGCGTGGCGTCGTGCGTGCGCGCGAAGTCGACCAGCGTGCGGGCGACGTCGTCGCCGACGACCTGGTGGTACGTGCCGCCGAGGGTCTCGGCGAGGGCGGCCTGCGCCGCGAGCGCGTGAGGGCTCGACTCGCGGAGCCCGGTCTGCCCGGTGACGTGGACGGCGAGCAGCTGCCCGCCCGCGGAGCGCGCGGCGATGCGCGCGCCCCGGCGCAGCAGCGTCTCCCCCTCGGGGCCACCGGTCAGCGCGACGACGACGCGCTCGCGCGCCTCCCACGTGCCCCCGATCTCGTGCTCGGCACGGTAGGTGCGCAGGGCGTTGTCGACCTCGTCGGCCAGCCACAGCAGCGCGAGCTCGCGCAGCGCCGTGAGGTTCCCGAGCCGGAAGTAGTGCGACAGCGCGGCGTCGATGCGCTCGGCCGGGTAGACGTTGCCCTCCGCGAGGCGCTCGCGCAGGGCCTGGGGCGCGAGGTCGACGAGCTCGACCTGGTCCGCACCGCGGAGCACGGAGTCGGGGACCGTCTCGCGCTGCGGCACCCCGGTGATCGTCTGCACCACGTCGTTGAGCGACTCGACGTGCTGCACGTTCACGGTGGTGACGACGTCGATGCCGGCGTCCAGGAGGGCGGCCACGTCCTGCCAGCGCTTGGCGTGCCGCGAGCCGGGCGCGTTGGTGTGCGCGAGCTCGTCGACGAGCGCGACCTGCGGCCGCCGCGCGAGCACGGCGTCGAGGTCCATCTCCGCCAGCCTCACCCCCCGGTGCTCGACCTGCGTGCGCGGCACCACGTCGAGGCCCTCGGCGAGCGCCGCCGTGGCGGCGCGGCCGTGGGTCTCCACGACCGCGACCACGACGTCGCGTCCCTCCGCACGCAGGTCCCGGCCCTCCTCGAGCATGGCGTAGGTCTTGCCCACTCCGGGCGCGGCGCCGAGGAGGACCCGCAGGCGCCCACGTGACATGCGCTCAGCCTGCCAGCCGGTCGAGCGCCAGGTTGACCATGAGGACGTCGACGCGCGGCTCGCCCAGGAACCCGAGGTCGCGGCCCGCCGTCGCGTCGGCGACCACGCCGCGCACGGCGTCCTCGGACAGGCCGCGCGCGGCCGCGACGCGGGCCACCTGCAGCTCGGCGTACTCGGGGCTGATGTGCGGGTCCAGGCCCGACGCCGACGCGGTGACGGCGTCGACCGGGACGTCGCCCTCGGCGATGCCCTCGAGCGTCGCCACCGCGGCCCGGCGCTCCTCGATCGACGCCACGAGGTCGGCGTTGTTCGGGCCCAGGTTGCTGCCGCTCGAGGCGCCCGCGTCGTAGCCGTCGCCCGCGGCGGAGGGCCGCGGCTGGAGGTACTCGGGCAGCGGCTCGCCGTCGGCGTCGGTGAACGACTGCCCGATCAGCGCGGAGCCGACGACGGCGCCGTCCTGCCCGCGGACGAGCGAGCCGTCGGCCCGCGACCCGAGGGCGACCTGCCCGATCGCGGTGATCGCCAGCGGGTACGCGACGCCGAGGACGACGGTCAGGACGAGCATGGCGCGGACGGCGACGCGCACGTGCGGCCAGGTGGTGCGTGCGGAGCTCATGGACGGTCCTTCTGTGGTGAGGGGTGGCGGCTGGTCGGGGCGACGGCGACGGGTCAGAACCCGGGGAGCAGGCTGACCAGCAGGTCGATGGCCTTGATGCCGACGAACGGCGCGACGATCCCGCCGAGCCCGTAGACGAGCAGGTTGCGGCTGAGGATCTTGGGCGCCGAGAGGGGCCGGTACCGCACGCCGCGCAGGGCGAGCGGGATGAGCACCACGATGACCAGCGCGTTGAAGATGATCGCGGAGAGGATCGCCGACGCGGGCGAGGCCAGCTGCATGACGTTGAGCGCCGCCAGGCCGGGGAAGACGCCCGCGAACATGGCGGGGATGATCGCGAAGTACTTCGCGACGTCGTTGGCGAGCGAGAAGGTCGTCAGCGCGCCGCGCGTGATGAGCAGCTGCTTGCCGATCCGGACGATGTCGATGAGCTTGGTCGGGTCCGAGTCGAGGTCGACCATGTTGCCGGCCTCCTTCGCGGCCGAGGTTCCCGTGTTCATCGCGACGCCGACGTCGGCCTGCGCGAGCGCCGGTGCGTCGTTGGTGCCGTCGCCCGTCATCGCGACGAGGTTGCCGCCCTCCTGCTCGCGCCGGATGAGCGCGAGCTTGTCCTCGGGCGTGGCCTCCGCGAGGTAGTCGTCGACGCCGGCCTCGGCCGCGATGGCCTTGGCGGTCAGCGGGTTGTCACCCGTGATCATCACGGTGCGGATGCCCATCGCCCGCAGCTCGGCGAACCGCTGCGCCATGCCCTCCTTGACGACGTCCTTGAGGTGCACGACGCCGAGGACGCGCCCCGTGCCGTCCGGCGCGCGCTCGGCGACGACCAGCGGCGTGCCGCCGCTCGCCGAGACGCGCTCGACGTGACCGTCGAGGTCGCGGCGCACGTCCGCCGGGATCGGGCCGTCCTCCTCGAGCCACGCGATCACCGCCGACCCGGCGCCCTTGCGCACGAGCGTGCCGTCGACCAGGTCCACCCCGCTCATGCGCGTCTGCGCCGTGAACGGCACCAGCCGGCCGCCGTCGACGCCGAGCGGCGCGACGCCGTGCTCGACGGCGAGGTCGACGATCGACCGTCCCTCGGGTGTCGGGTCGCCCCCGGAGGCGCGCGACGCCGCGCGCACCAGGTCGTGCTCGGCGACGCCGGTGAGCGGCAGGAACGCCGTCGCCCGCCGGTTGCCGTAGGTGATGGTGCCCGTCT is a genomic window containing:
- a CDS encoding iron-siderophore ABC transporter substrate-binding protein, producing the protein MRRLRLSLPALTALAVVSLAACGTTEAPATETDQDTGAVAAAEPITVTDERGEVTLDAPAQRVVSLEWGLTENLLSLGVEPIGAADPAGYNTWATVVPLDEATPDVGFRGEPSLDAIAALEPDLVVTTTDLPENVVAQIEESFPVIALRGSDASDPLGHLRETVTVLGEATGTSDEAQELLAEFDTAVEEGAAALAEAGLEGAPITMADGWDNNGVVSIRMYTEGAYLGAIAAELGLENAWTGEGDADYGLASTDVEGLTGLGDVHFLYAASDSQADPFAEGLAGNPIWQQLPFVTAGDVHRIPDGIWMFGGPASGEAFVDAVVDALTE
- a CDS encoding ABC transporter ATP-binding protein; the protein is MTAAPPAVLRPDAAHRADVAPGRVALEGSDLHLAYDGAPVVRGADLVLRAGQVTALVGPNGSGKSTLLRSLARLHRPTSGAVRLAAADADAFALHPREFARLVTLLSQSRPTPGGVTVADVVEYGRHPHRGRWRAGDADGARTIAWAMAVTGVAGMAQRAVDELSGGELQRVWLASCLAQDTGVLLLDEPTNHLDLRYQVEILDLVRDLADDHGVAVGVVLHDLDQAADVADTVALLDRGRVVGTGRAAEVLTGPALTETYGIRIDVTVDPATGRVRAHPVGRHAARRVPSSEPC
- a CDS encoding GntP family permease; the protein is MPPEDWEQTLGAAPLLGIAAGAIALLLFLIIRLRLHAFLALILVSLLTAFATGVPAGAVVDVLTSGFGTTLGSVALLVGLGAMLGRMVETSGGAKVMADTLVRRFGEKRAPLALGVASLIFGFPIFFDAGLVVMLPIVFAVARRLGGSVLSFGLPAAGAFSVMHVFVPPHPGPVAASELLGADPGLVILIGLVVAIPTWFVSSYLYGLWAGRRWVLPVPEILGTSEDEPANPPSLGTVVGVLLLPLFLIFLNTGLDTLRGAGVIDGDATWVQLARAIGSTPVALLIAVLVAAWVMGARRGRDKTAIERLLESALGPVCSVILITGAGGMFGGVLRASGIGAALEEALGDLGLPIIVAGFLIATVLRIAQGSATVALITAAGLIEPAVASGDYGPVQLAAIVLAVAAGSVMASHVNDSGFWLVGRFFGMDVKTTLKTWTVMETIIGTMGFLIALLFFAVG
- a CDS encoding gluconokinase produces the protein MGVSGSGKTTLATLLQERLGWPYAEADEFHPQANIDKMSAGTPLDDEDRWPWLEAIRDWLTAQTAAGLSSLVTCSALKESYRDVLRGAQGRVHFVHLTAAPEVLAERMGGRSGHFMPPTLLPSQLQTLQPLREDEDGITIVVDVPPDAVADRTIDAFGLVAAAPRASGPTD
- a CDS encoding response regulator, translating into MKILVADDDPQILRALRITLRARGYTVLTATDGVDALAQAAEHRPDLYLVDLGMPNLDGIELIQALRGWTAAPILVVSGRTGSGDKVEALDAGADDHVSKPFHLDELLARIRALTRRSAPRADGEPVVTFGDVTVDLGLKIVLRGADAREPVHLTPTEWQVLEILVRNPGRLVTRRTILSEIWGAHATSSGYLRLYLSQLRKKLEPDPSAPRYLLTESGMGYRFQPGPPPAGAADA
- a CDS encoding DUF4118 domain-containing protein, whose amino-acid sequence is MSRGRLRVLLGAAPGVGKTYAMLEEGRDLRAEGRDVVVAVVETHGRAATAALAEGLDVVPRTQVEHRGVRLAEMDLDAVLARRPQVALVDELAHTNAPGSRHAKRWQDVAALLDAGIDVVTTVNVQHVESLNDVVQTITGVPQRETVPDSVLRGADQVELVDLAPQALRERLAEGNVYPAERIDAALSHYFRLGNLTALRELALLWLADEVDNALRTYRAEHEIGGTWEARERVVVALTGGPEGETLLRRGARIAARSAGGQLLAVHVTGQTGLRESSPHALAAQAALAETLGGTYHQVVGDDVARTLVDFARTHDATQLVIGLSRRGRLAAALSGPGVGATVIRESGSIDVHIVNHAAAGGHAALPRLRGALTARRRVLGLVVSLLGGPLLTAALVGLRTPDSLVADVLAYQLLVVVVALVGGLWPALFTAVMSGLTLDYFFIEPVRTVSIGEPLHAVGLVLYIVNGMLVSLVVDQAARRSRVARRAAAESELMLAVAGGVLRGQDVLGALVARAREAFGLDAVRLREGDDVRAQDGAAPQGAPSATVRVDDVAVLDLHGPPLDASAARLLPVVVTQLAGALEQERLRATASAVGPLVEADQVRSALLSAVSHDLRRPLAAAVTAIGGLRAADVDLSAADRAELLATADESLRTLTTLVTDLLDVSRLQAGVLGVSLAATDVEDVILPALDELGAGPDDVVLDLDPDVPAVAADPALLRRVIVNVLANALHVSPPGRPPHVSTSAFGEHLEIRVVDHGPGVAPDRRDQLFVPFQRLGDTDNLTGLGLGLALSRGFTEGMGGTLTSEDTPGGGLTMVVALPVAAGAGVRP
- the kdpC gene encoding potassium-transporting ATPase subunit KdpC; this translates as MSSARTTWPHVRVAVRAMLVLTVVLGVAYPLAITAIGQVALGSRADGSLVRGQDGAVVGSALIGQSFTDADGEPLPEYLQPRPSAAGDGYDAGASSGSNLGPNNADLVASIEERRAAVATLEGIAEGDVPVDAVTASASGLDPHISPEYAELQVARVAAARGLSEDAVRGVVADATAGRDLGFLGEPRVDVLMVNLALDRLAG
- the kdpB gene encoding potassium-transporting ATPase subunit KdpB produces the protein MSTTAQLSPAPTAPHTTAPRTSAPSAFGPRQLAAALPGALRKLDLRLMWRNPVMFVVEVGAVLTTVLAVAEPFLGGPGTSGGSPVPATFTAGIAVWLWLTVVFANLAESVAEGRGKAQADSLRRTRTSTSANVVQGYDAAGDPAAERAATRAVASSELTVGDVVVVSAGEPVPGDGDIVWGIASVDESAITGESAPVVRESGGDRSAVTGGTRVLSDRIVVRITSRPGETFVDRMIALVEGAARQKTPNEIALNILLASLSIVFVVVTLTLNPLASYAAAPVSLTVLVALLVCLIPTTIGALLSAIGIAGMDRLVQHNVLAMSGRAVEAAGDVTTLLLDKTGTITYGNRRATAFLPLTGVAEHDLVRAASRASGGDPTPEGRSIVDLAVEHGVAPLGVDGGRLVPFTAQTRMSGVDLVDGTLVRKGAGSAVIAWLEEDGPIPADVRRDLDGHVERVSASGGTPLVVAERAPDGTGRVLGVVHLKDVVKEGMAQRFAELRAMGIRTVMITGDNPLTAKAIAAEAGVDDYLAEATPEDKLALIRREQEGGNLVAMTGDGTNDAPALAQADVGVAMNTGTSAAKEAGNMVDLDSDPTKLIDIVRIGKQLLITRGALTTFSLANDVAKYFAIIPAMFAGVFPGLAALNVMQLASPASAILSAIIFNALVIVVLIPLALRGVRYRPLSAPKILSRNLLVYGLGGIVAPFVGIKAIDLLVSLLPGF